The proteins below are encoded in one region of Paenibacillus sp. YYML68:
- a CDS encoding response regulator yields MKKKLLIVDDQNGIRILLMEVFSSEGYETYQASNGKLALEIVRNVTPDLVLLDMKIPGMDGLDILKHIKSINPAIKVIMMTAYGELDMIKEATDLGAIMHFTKPFDIDELRQAVNHQLRSTGNSSYAVGS; encoded by the coding sequence ATGAAGAAGAAGCTGCTCATCGTAGATGATCAGAATGGCATCCGCATCCTGTTGATGGAAGTGTTCAGCAGTGAGGGATATGAGACGTATCAGGCTTCCAATGGTAAACTTGCACTTGAGATTGTACGTAATGTGACACCTGATTTGGTTCTGCTCGACATGAAGATTCCGGGTATGGACGGTCTTGATATTTTGAAGCATATCAAGAGCATCAATCCTGCGATTAAGGTAATCATGATGACGGCCTACGGTGAGCTCGACATGATCAAGGAAGCGACAGACCTTGGTGCGATCATGCATTTCACGAAGCCCTTTGACATTGATGAATTGCGACAGGCGGTTAACCACCAGCTTCGCTCGACCGGCAATAGCTCGTATGCAGTGGGATCCTGA
- the fba gene encoding class II fructose-1,6-bisphosphate aldolase — MPLVSMNEFLPQAKANKYAVGQFNMNNLEFAQAITEAAQELNSPFIFGVSEGALKYMGIEFTVAIAEAAAKKSGLPIALHLDHGSSFEVAMKCIRAGFSSVMFDGSHYSFEENVRLTKEVVKAAHAMGVSVEGELGTIGGVEDDISVDESDANLAKPEEAIRFYEETGVDCVAIAVGTAHGMYAGEPNIRFDIIEQVASAIPVPVVLHGGSGVPDEMIKRSIAAGVGKINVNTENQVACTQTIRDVLNQDAKVYDPRKYLTPARKAMVEVVKSKIVLFGSSNQA, encoded by the coding sequence ATGCCATTAGTTTCAATGAACGAGTTTTTGCCGCAGGCTAAGGCTAACAAGTATGCGGTTGGGCAATTTAACATGAACAACCTTGAGTTCGCACAAGCCATTACTGAGGCAGCTCAAGAGCTGAATTCCCCGTTCATCTTCGGCGTATCTGAGGGTGCATTGAAGTACATGGGAATCGAGTTCACCGTTGCGATTGCAGAAGCAGCAGCGAAGAAGTCCGGACTTCCGATCGCGCTTCACTTGGATCATGGCAGCAGCTTTGAAGTCGCGATGAAGTGTATCCGCGCGGGCTTCAGCTCCGTTATGTTCGACGGCTCCCACTATTCCTTCGAGGAGAACGTTCGCTTGACGAAGGAAGTCGTGAAGGCGGCTCATGCGATGGGCGTGTCCGTAGAGGGCGAGCTCGGAACAATTGGTGGCGTTGAGGATGATATCTCTGTGGATGAGTCCGATGCGAACCTGGCGAAGCCGGAAGAAGCGATCCGCTTCTACGAAGAGACGGGTGTTGACTGTGTGGCGATCGCGGTAGGTACGGCGCACGGCATGTATGCAGGTGAGCCGAACATCCGCTTCGATATCATTGAGCAGGTAGCAAGCGCTATTCCGGTTCCGGTTGTATTACACGGCGGCTCCGGTGTACCGGATGAGATGATCAAGAGGTCGATTGCTGCTGGCGTAGGTAAGATTAACGTGAACACTGAGAATCAGGTCGCTTGCACGCAGACGATTCGCGACGTCTTGAACCAAGATGCGAAAGTATACGATCCTCGTAAATACCTCACACCTGCCCGCAAAGCAATGGTTGAAGTTGTGAAGTCCAAAATTGTTTTGTTCGGCAGCAGCAACCAAGCTTAA
- a CDS encoding UDP-N-acetylglucosamine 1-carboxyvinyltransferase, which translates to MEKLMIAGGRPLRGTVQISGAKNSAIALIPAAILSESTVTLDNLPELSDVAIYCELLEELGATVERQQDQLKIDPSRLVSKPMPNGNVKKLRASYYLMGALLGRFGEAVIGLPGGCNFEPRPIDQHIKGFEALGAQVTTENGALHIKAKQLQGAKIYLDVVSVGATINIMLAASRAKGVTIIENAAKEPEIIDVATLLNAMGAKIKGAGTENIRIEGVDSMHGCVHSIIPDRIQAGTYMIAAAATRGDVIIDNVIPKHLEALTAKLQEMGVHIYEMDESIRVVGQAEYESIDVKALVYPGFATDLQSPMSTLLTQTKGVSILSDYVYSNRFKHIPELARMGAKIKLEGRSAIIEGGKLSAAKVKATDLRAGAALVIAGLTVGDGVTEVTGVEYIDRGYDHLVMNLSNLGAEVWRQQS; encoded by the coding sequence ATGGAGAAATTGATGATTGCCGGCGGGCGTCCGCTGCGGGGAACGGTTCAGATCAGCGGTGCGAAGAATAGTGCAATTGCACTCATTCCGGCTGCCATACTATCGGAATCGACGGTAACGCTGGATAACTTGCCGGAGCTGAGCGATGTGGCTATCTATTGTGAGCTGCTGGAGGAGCTCGGCGCGACTGTCGAGCGTCAGCAAGACCAGTTGAAGATTGACCCTAGCCGGCTTGTTTCGAAGCCGATGCCTAACGGGAATGTGAAGAAGCTGCGCGCATCGTACTATTTGATGGGTGCACTGCTCGGAAGATTTGGGGAAGCGGTGATCGGCTTGCCGGGTGGCTGCAACTTTGAGCCAAGACCGATTGACCAGCACATTAAAGGGTTTGAGGCGCTCGGTGCGCAGGTTACGACGGAGAACGGTGCGCTGCATATTAAGGCGAAGCAGCTTCAAGGCGCCAAGATTTATTTGGATGTCGTCAGTGTAGGGGCGACCATTAATATTATGCTTGCGGCTTCACGGGCCAAGGGCGTCACAATTATCGAAAATGCGGCCAAAGAGCCTGAAATCATAGATGTAGCCACTTTATTGAACGCCATGGGCGCCAAAATCAAAGGTGCCGGTACGGAAAATATTCGGATCGAGGGTGTAGACAGCATGCACGGCTGCGTGCATTCGATCATACCCGACCGCATTCAAGCGGGCACGTACATGATTGCAGCTGCGGCTACGCGAGGGGATGTCATCATTGATAATGTCATTCCGAAGCATCTGGAGGCGCTGACCGCCAAGCTGCAAGAGATGGGCGTACATATATACGAAATGGATGAATCGATCCGCGTAGTTGGGCAGGCCGAGTATGAGAGCATTGATGTGAAGGCGCTCGTATATCCCGGCTTTGCCACTGATCTGCAGTCACCGATGAGCACGTTGCTTACTCAGACCAAGGGCGTCAGTATATTAAGTGATTACGTGTACTCGAACCGCTTCAAGCATATACCGGAGCTGGCTCGTATGGGAGCGAAGATTAAGCTCGAGGGTCGCTCGGCGATTATTGAAGGTGGTAAGCTCAGCGCGGCCAAGGTGAAGGCGACCGACCTGCGCGCAGGCGCCGCACTTGTCATTGCTGGATTAACGGTGGGCGACGGTGTTACCGAGGTAACCGGTGTCGAATATATCGATCGTGGCTACGATCATTTGGTTATGAATTTGTCCAATCTAGGCGCAGAGGTGTGGCGTCAGCAATCGTAG